CCAAGCTGCAGAGAGGGCGTGAAGCCCtcagcgagcggcggcgccggagatCGCGAAGCCACCAAGGAGCGGCGACGACGCGAGCGACGGTGCGTCGGTCCATGAGAAGACGACGACCAGGGACCGGCGGTAGGCGCGCTAGGGTTCGTCAGATCCTGGCCGCACAATTTTGCTGTTCGGATTTTCCCCCTCTTTATCTTTTTTTATCCTATTTTTGCTCCCAATTCTTTCTTTAGTTTTTTGTTTAATTTTTTCCCGATTTGTTTTCTTGATATTTTGATTCAAATTTTTTTATCCTGAATCCCTAATTtttgtttcataatttttttctCCAAATTTTTGGATGCAAGTTTTTGTTTCTGAGTTTTTCCAAATTTTTTTCATTTCAAATTTTTGTCCTTGAATGTTTGGTTTCAGATTTTCTTTTTTGAAACTTTTTTGTCTACAACTTTCATATAAATTTTTTCCCCATAAATTTATCTGCAAATATATGTATTTGAAAAAGTTTTGATAACAAAAAAGAATGGAAAGGCGGGGAGAGCGCACGTGGGGTACTTGATTGGCCTACCATACAATTAAGGAGCCCTGCTAATAGGCCCCGTCATTTTAGGCTATTTCTTCATAATACTATTATTATAAATAATGATTACATTCTACCAATTGATGGCTagatatttttctttttttagagAATTTCTATGATTTCTCTTATTTTCTAGGTTGTCCACCTAGGATTTTAGGTGACTTCACGTGAAGGTTTCAAAAGGAGCCTCCAATTACTAATAGTAAGATTGTTTGGTGACAACACGGTAGATACGTCTTGTTGAAAATTATGCAACTGTGCCATTAAATTAAGCGTATAAATCATGACAACAAACAAACATACTAGCATGTAACTCTCTAACATGCTAGATAGTTGTACTCTCTAATATAAATCAAGATTACATAGTAGATTATAGTTGGGACACGTACTGATCATTTGCACACAACGACATTGAAGTCGGTGTAGTTAAGATGTTGTTGACAGTGTTGTTGACGACTGGTCACAGGAGCCAATTAATTACAAAGAGGACGGTACAAATCATCACAAGTCATGTATCGCATTCGGCGCTGCTTTTTTATCAAATGAGAATAAAGAGTCGTACAAATGGCTATTCAAGAACTTTTTGAAAGCAATGGAAGGGGCTGCACCTAGGCTGATCATTACTGATGAGGACCTTAGTAGCATGAAGATGTCTTCCCAAACGCTGTACGTAGACTTTGCATGTGGAACAGGTTGGAGAGGAAAAGATCACACGAAGTAGGGATAGTAGACGCACGATAAGGGAAGTTCACTAGCTACAACATGTTCTTGCAAATTGTTTGGGTCTATTGGCATTCTTTGTTCTCACATCATCTTAGTCCTCAAGGCGGAGCCATGCAATAATGAAATACCTAGTAATTATGTGTTGCATAGGTGGACTAAGATGGCATCACGTAAGCAGGTGCCCGATGCCAGAGGCATTGTAATTGAAGGATCTTGTACATCCCTTCCACCTACCATGAAGATCATGTACTCCGACACAAGCTCTAAGTTCAACTGGTCGTATTCCAGAGTTCCTGGGCTCCCTCAGGAACCTCAAGTAGTACCTTAAGCCTCTCCGGCATAGGTTTTCTTGGTACAGTTCCTCGTCAGCTTGGTAACCTTTCAAGGCTCCAATGCCTTGACCTGTTCAGAATGTCTAATACCAACTCTTTGGATGTGTCATGGCTAACTCGTCTTCCTTTCCTCAAGTATCTTGACCTCAGCTATTTGGGACTCAGCACCGTATCTGATTGGCCTCGCGTGGTCATGATTCCTTTCTCTGAGGGTCCGTGACCTTTCTTATTGCTCGCTTGCAAGTGCAAATCAATCGCTCCCACACCTAAACCTTAAATCTTCAGTTGCTCCATCTCTCAACAGCTAACTAGACCATCCCATTGCATCTGGTGGGTTTTGGAACCTAAGTGTGTTCTCAGTGTGCTCCAAAGCTCAGTGTGTTCTCTCTGCTCTCCAATCTCACCACTAGTCGTATATACGAATCTGTGAGAGCTTGCCACTTCTAAACATAGCCAACAATCTTCTTGAGGGAGAACTACCCGTGTGCTTTGGAAGTATAGTGATTACATCTGTGATACTAAGCAACAACAATTTTTCTACTTTTTCTGGAAACTTTCAATCATTTGTGAAAATTTTTGACACAATAGGAATATTCCAACGAACCTTACAAATCTTGAATGCCTTGAATACATGGATATGGCAGAACTTGGATTGCTACTTGTGTAGTAGCTATGTTTTAGTTGGAGTCAAAATTTGTAAACAATACAGGGTCACGTTCCTAAGTTCCGCTACATATTTTGCACACCAGTTGCCCAAAGCCCAAAATGTAACCCATATGTCTCAAGCAGTCATTGCAAGTGGTACCTGGGACAAGTCTCACGTGCGATTATCACAAAGCAATTCAACTGGGTACCTGGGAAATGGGAATGACAAAAAAAAAGTACGGACAATATGTAAGAACGCTGTGCTTTATTTCTAGTGTTTCTTAACATGCTTAGGTTCAATATTGCAGTGACATGAACTCCTACGCACTGAAAGAAATTCCAGTGTTCCACGGACCCTTTGCATGCATAAACTGCTCTTAACTCTCTTGGTGGCAACAGCATCAAAACCATGCTGTTGCGTCATGCCATGCATGTATTCCGGGCACACCATCAATATACATAACCGATGAAAAAATAAAACAACTCGAATCCTCCTCATTGCTTCAATGTTAATGGTGTGAAGTGTCTGCTTCTTTCCTCTGCCACTGTTGCCTACCAGGCTGGCCGTGAGGCTGCCTTCTTGACGCATTGGCTCGATTTCTCCTTCGATATCCAGAATTCTTGGGCTTATTGCTGGTAGTGTTGTTTGCCTGGCTGCGTTGCTCTGTTTCTGAGGTGGAAGTAGTGGTGTCCTCGCTGGGATCAACGTTCTCTCCTGCAGCTGTATCTGGTGTGCTGGGAGGGAGAGTGACGTACATTCCTGGCTGTATGGCAAGGTCTTTCTTCGGTTCAATAAGGCCGTTTCTTTCTTGCTGAAGATTAAAAAGTGATTCGATTCTTTTTCTCCTGATTTGCTCTGCCTCTGAATGGAGCAATTTCTTTTCATCTTCACCCAGGTCAAGGGTCAATGATGCCTAGAGGTGAACATGTGGAAACAGGAAAAGTGTTATGGTGGGCCTCATTTAGGTAAGATAAGGATTATATGATAGAGTGGGCAACAGTGATATGGCCTCTAATATCAAGATCAAGGCTTGAATGAAGAGTAAACTTAAACTGGCAGTGCCTGCAAATGTAGAAACTGTTCTATTGTACATGAATCATATCTGACACATACCAGCTGGGAAGTACTTTCACCCAACAGATCATGAACATGCTCAATATCCTTCTCATCAAACACTTTGCGGCAAACTGGACAAAATCCTTTGTGCTGATTCACATTATAATGCTTGCCTGAGCTGGACAAATCGTATTCCTTAGAAGGATCAATGACTAGTTACACAAGTTAAGATTAATAACATTTAGCATAAGGAATCAATGAACAAAAATGTTAACCACATGTATGGAATAATTTACAGTTTTATGCCCTGAGCTGTCGATAGAATGCCAATGACACTGTAAGAGAGAAATGAATAATCCCAAATGCTGCCAATTTGATGTGCTTCGCTACAATAGGAATTCAGCAAAATAGTGCTACCACGATCTAACTATACTCATTGTTTCAGAATGGACTAAAAGCCTACAGCCTAAGTACAATTCACAAGAGGCAGCATACTATTGACTTCATGTCAGGCAAAAATTTAATGAAAATTTTTCCATGGGAATAATAATCTCTGGGAGCAGCTTTGGTTCAGGTATTAAATATCAATCTAACTAATAAAGTAAGCAGGTGTTGTTTAGATATCTATCATCAACCTACTAATCTTTGTCAGCAGCTATGATTCAGGAGTCCATGAAACAATTCTACATACTATGATCAAATTTTCAAATAGAAGGGAAGCTGGACAAACAAGAAACAGTATTCACACCTCCAGTATTATGCTCCTTAGGGTTAGCATCACCATGTTGGAGCCATTCCCACCATCTCATAATGCAGTTACTGCAATACCAAAGTATAAGCTAGCATTAGAGAGAATAAATTACTTGCACTACAGTACAGTTCTGTCAATGCATAACTTATTGACCTGTGGAAGCAGTGGTAGCATGACATCAACTTCATAAAAGGCAACTCAGAGCCATCCTTATCCTCTCCCACCAAAGGGTATAGGCACAGTGGACAATCCCCTGCTGGATGATTCATATTCGAGAGGATCTCTCCAGCTTCCTGCACGTGAAGTTACTTAAATCATGTGAAAGAAATGGTATCACTATCCATCTCCATAGTCCATCCTCTTGGACAACAATTGTTATGATGGGCATTAATAGATTCCTACAACAAAATTCCTTTGATACCCACTGACAAGTGGATATGGAGGCATGTGGAACATTCAGAGGGTGTGATTTGGGGAATTCTGACACAAAAATACAAACACAAGCTTGGCATCATTTCTCGCTCTTTCATCACTTATTACGATTATATCTAACCTATAAATTATTTAATAACATATTCATGTAGAAAATACCATTTGATAGTTGCCTAAAGATATCATAGTTTGAGAAGCCTAGTGTATTACACAATTCAAAAGCATCAAGAATTTAAGATACCACATCTTATTAAAGGGGTCTAACGCTATACATCAAGCACCACGGCACTTTAATTATACATGAAAAATCAAGAATTGTTTCAACTAACCTAATACAATTGTGAAAAAACTTTTGAACCTTATGAGAGGAAACAAATCTTGGTCTGTACTGTACATAGAGCAAAATACAATGAATACCTCGCATAAAGTAACAAGCATTGGGTAGTTGGAAAGCTCTTTTGCCTTGTTCTGGATGCTGCTAATAAGATATGACTGTCGATTCTCATCAAGGCCCTTACTTTCCACAGCATAAATATGAGGTGGTTCCTTTGGATACTGCAAATACAATACGGCAATGCCATAAATGAAAAGTGCATTAACAAATGAGCAAAAATTTAACCATCTACAGAGTATTATGAACAAGGATGTTTCTGGGAGAATGGCACAAGCATGTAATGATACCGTAGAATAAGGTTACAAGCACCAATATCAAATGATCATACAAGCTTTGTAATTTGAAATGCTTTCGTGATATATCTTTTGTTCAAAACCTATGATACAACAAGCATTATAGCATTCCATTCAACATGATGAAACCCCAACAGTGCATTCAAGACACAAAAATTTCAGAGAAGAAAAGTTGTTAGATCTTGGCATCATTCCAACCAGCAAGTTATCTCTATGCATCGTTGAAACATACCTGTTTAAATGTACATGTAAACTCTAATGCTTGTAGGCATATTCTTCAAAATTACAACGTCGATCAATTGACTTCTAGTAGTTGTACAGTTATTTCTAACCATATAATCCAGGGTGGATAGATGATAAGAAACTCATATGGTGGTAAAGGTTCGTACCTGTGAAGATGCTTTAATTCCAAGCAAGAGCTCCACAAACTGAAAAGAGAGAAAGACACCTAACATTAACACAAATGGATAAAAATGTATATCTCCTAATGGAAACAGGTGGAATTTAGGGCAACTTTGATCACAGTACCAGCATGCATTTGACGCCATGAGCAATGTCAATGTCTACGAAGCGAAACAGTAAATAAATCTCTACAGAAAGGGATTTTTATCAAAACACCAACAAGTTACTAGTCCTAGGGGAGAAAAGTAAGGACTACATCCACCTAAGCATAGTGCGGCTCTTGTGCTTAGCCTCTTAGTCCTCCAGGTTGAATTTCCAACATAAAGTCACATACATTTTATTCTTAACTGTCTGATGGAAATCA
Above is a genomic segment from Panicum hallii strain FIL2 chromosome 8, PHallii_v3.1, whole genome shotgun sequence containing:
- the LOC112903803 gene encoding E3 ubiquitin-protein ligase RNF25, with product MDLFANKKIFLFANPQEEPGNISGTSRQLDGRERDQRRKGKKNRRRLEAMAAQAEAEEEVRLELEAVAAVYGDDVRVLRDLPPHLVVHVRPRTADDSSQQFVELLLGIKASSQYPKEPPHIYAVESKGLDENRQSYLISSIQNKAKELSNYPMLVTLCEEAGEILSNMNHPAGDCPLCLYPLVGEDKDGSELPFMKLMSCYHCFHSNCIMRWWEWLQHGDANPKEHNTGGKHYNVNQHKGFCPVCRKVFDEKDIEHVHDLLGESTSQLASLTLDLGEDEKKLLHSEAEQIRRKRIESLFNLQQERNGLIEPKKDLAIQPGMYVTLPPSTPDTAAGENVDPSEDTTTSTSETEQRSQANNTTSNKPKNSGYRRRNRANASRRQPHGQPGRQQWQRKEADTSHH